A region of Geotoga petraea DNA encodes the following proteins:
- the mraY gene encoding phospho-N-acetylmuramoyl-pentapeptide-transferase, whose product MELLISLLIFILLLFLYPVYIKWAKKKQFGQFIRKEGPALHNYKEGTPTAGGLLFVISISVLNFIFYFLNSQPLYYIIGLTTLLFGFIGFLDDFLSIYKKHSTGLNSIQKLILQFIFSGIILYIIQLNSPETSIIIPFLDTEINLGLLYIPWGVVFISGMSNATNLTDGLDGLNGFIFTSSMIFTILISGFNNVEFIYAIVFPVIAFLIFNIKPAKIFMGDTGSLSLGAIFAVYLMYNSMDAFVIFTGIIFIAELFSVIIQVSSFKLRKKRVFLMAPIHHHFELKKWSEERIVMTFLLINVLFSLIGFGGM is encoded by the coding sequence ATGGAGCTTTTAATATCTTTACTAATTTTTATATTATTACTTTTTTTATATCCGGTTTATATAAAATGGGCCAAGAAAAAGCAATTTGGTCAATTTATAAGAAAGGAAGGACCGGCTCTTCACAATTATAAAGAAGGTACACCAACCGCTGGTGGACTATTGTTTGTAATATCTATAAGTGTTTTGAATTTTATCTTCTATTTTTTAAACTCTCAACCTTTGTATTATATTATAGGCTTGACCACGTTATTATTTGGATTCATTGGTTTTTTAGACGATTTTTTAAGTATATACAAAAAACATTCTACTGGTCTAAATTCAATACAAAAATTGATTTTACAGTTTATTTTTTCAGGGATAATTTTATATATAATACAACTGAACTCACCAGAAACATCTATAATAATACCTTTTTTAGATACAGAAATTAATTTAGGGTTACTCTACATTCCGTGGGGAGTTGTATTCATATCAGGTATGTCAAACGCAACTAATTTGACTGATGGGTTGGATGGTTTGAACGGCTTTATATTCACATCTTCTATGATTTTTACAATTTTAATCTCTGGCTTTAACAATGTTGAATTTATTTATGCTATTGTCTTTCCCGTTATAGCTTTTTTGATTTTTAACATAAAACCTGCAAAGATATTTATGGGAGATACAGGTTCACTTTCTTTAGGAGCTATTTTTGCAGTTTACCTTATGTACAATTCTATGGACGCTTTTGTTATTTTCACTGGAATTATCTTTATTGCAGAACTATTTTCTGTTATAATACAAGTTTCCAGTTTCAAATTGAGAAAAAAAAGAGTCTTCCTAATGGCACCAATTCACCATCATTTTGAATTGAAAAAATGGAGTGAAGAAAGAATAGTAATGACTTTTTTATTGATAAACGTCTTGTTTAGTTTAATTGGATTTGGGGGTATGTAA
- a CDS encoding DUF554 domain-containing protein, which translates to MFNVAVLVNTIAVIFGGFFGTFIGNKLTDNIRKILFQSVGLTTIFIGINMGLEANDLIVVLISLAIGGVIGEFLKIEDRIGKIANKIEKSEGETKFVKGFITATVLFVIGPMTILGSLNAGISNDNSVLFLKSMLDGISSIILSSVYGVGVIFSALSVWVVQGLLVVGSRQLQFLSQEIYLNDFTAVGGAMIVAISLRLMDIKDIKVGNFLPALVVVIFANYIKMMF; encoded by the coding sequence ATGTTTAATGTAGCTGTCCTAGTAAATACAATAGCCGTTATTTTCGGCGGTTTTTTTGGAACTTTTATTGGAAACAAATTAACAGATAATATCAGAAAAATTTTGTTTCAAAGTGTTGGTTTGACAACGATTTTTATCGGTATAAACATGGGGTTAGAGGCAAATGACCTGATAGTTGTTTTAATATCTCTTGCAATAGGTGGAGTTATTGGAGAATTTTTGAAAATAGAGGATAGAATTGGAAAAATAGCCAACAAAATCGAAAAATCAGAAGGGGAAACGAAATTTGTTAAAGGTTTTATCACAGCAACTGTTTTGTTCGTTATAGGGCCTATGACGATACTCGGTTCTTTAAATGCGGGGATTAGTAATGACAACTCTGTTCTTTTCTTAAAATCGATGTTAGATGGCATCTCGTCAATCATATTGTCTTCTGTGTATGGAGTTGGAGTTATTTTTTCAGCTTTAAGTGTTTGGGTTGTTCAGGGGTTATTAGTTGTTGGCTCAAGACAATTACAATTCTTATCTCAGGAAATATATCTAAACGACTTTACAGCTGTTGGTGGTGCGATGATAGTTGCAATTTCTTTAAGATTGATGGATATAAAAGATATAAAGGTAGGGAACTTTTTACCAGCTTTAGTGGTTGTTATATTTGCTAATTACATAAAAATGATGTTTTAA
- a CDS encoding FtsW/RodA/SpoVE family cell cycle protein, which produces MYKSFRQRFIFYLVILGSTLIMGVFFVYSSLYAMKSLEGLDPELKLFNYIIALSVGISAGIFMFYFGERIIKGSYFLPFIFIIHIGLLYLPHMYSSVANVNRWIDLGFIQFQPSELSKILLPAIITYIFYKEKNNILKYLYSSLSIAITIYFIFIQPDLSTSIIVLSIGIFTIFLNLKNKREFIVFSLIIFILFFAVFVNKDLFLQDYQMERVLGQDSFQTEQSRKAIENGGIIGTAPFGGMLKYNVPASYADFIMSIIGEEWGKVGIILVLTLFFILSREMTRLSYFTRDQVTFSYSTAIAFFIFLQMAINALVGLGVPGIPVTGVTLPLMSYGNSSLMMTLASIGLAIGLIYYNGIRRINDEGEDIEN; this is translated from the coding sequence ATGTATAAAAGTTTTAGACAAAGATTTATATTTTATTTAGTAATATTAGGATCAACTCTTATAATGGGTGTTTTTTTTGTATATAGTTCTTTATACGCAATGAAAAGCCTTGAAGGGTTAGACCCTGAATTAAAATTGTTTAACTATATCATCGCTTTATCTGTAGGAATTTCAGCTGGAATTTTTATGTTTTATTTTGGGGAAAGAATTATAAAAGGTAGTTACTTTTTGCCTTTTATTTTCATCATTCACATAGGCCTTTTGTATCTCCCACATATGTATAGCTCTGTAGCGAATGTTAACAGATGGATTGATTTAGGATTTATTCAATTTCAACCATCAGAATTATCCAAAATACTTCTGCCGGCAATAATAACATACATTTTTTATAAGGAAAAGAACAACATTTTAAAGTATTTATATTCTTCTCTATCTATAGCAATTACAATATATTTCATTTTTATTCAGCCTGACCTCAGCACATCGATAATAGTTTTATCGATAGGAATTTTTACTATATTTTTAAATCTAAAAAATAAAAGAGAATTTATTGTTTTCTCATTAATAATATTTATACTTTTCTTCGCGGTATTTGTTAACAAAGATTTATTTCTACAAGATTATCAAATGGAAAGAGTTTTAGGGCAAGATAGCTTTCAAACAGAACAATCCAGAAAGGCAATTGAAAATGGAGGAATAATTGGAACAGCTCCTTTTGGAGGAATGTTAAAATATAATGTTCCAGCCTCTTATGCCGATTTTATAATGTCAATTATTGGTGAAGAATGGGGTAAAGTTGGAATTATATTAGTTTTGACTTTATTCTTTATATTGTCCAGAGAGATGACGAGACTTTCTTACTTCACCAGAGATCAAGTAACTTTTTCTTATTCTACAGCAATAGCCTTTTTCATTTTTTTACAAATGGCTATAAATGCTTTGGTAGGTTTGGGGGTCCCAGGTATTCCAGTAACTGGAGTAACACTACCATTAATGAGTTACGGAAATAGCTCTTTAATGATGACTTTGGCGAGTATTGGGCTGGCTATAGGGTTGATTTACTATAACGGAATAAGAAGAATAAACGACGAAGGTGAAGACATTGAAAACTAA
- the murF gene encoding UDP-N-acetylmuramoyl-tripeptide--D-alanyl-D-alanine ligase — MTLEQLFERKYYFQIDSRKIKKNDVFVALKGENTDGHRYVEDAFKKGASFAVVEAGYPDNSEKIIKVPNVQEKLLSVSSKIVNQNAKMKIGITGSTGKTTTKVCLKNIIESNISTFATEKNYNTEIGIPISILNNYSNEEVAIIEMGIQKKGDMENLTKFFNLDVAFITNIGTSHLEFLKSKEGIAEEKSKIITALNGGLLVYNSDSIELQKFVKSYKNKISFGQKVNSDAYLIDYEYFEDTTKVHFKTFGKDGLLTLKSYWSKGQILDLLAAVTFSIFAKIPIDPFVISEIKLPESRFELIKNENNIIINDSYNASEESFFSAFESVEKIQATSKILIMSEIKEIGQDDKIVLNRVIEKAKEIFDEIYFYDKEDKYSFDDVIKIKEIKKIEKILNSSKGVILIKGSNSTGLYKFMQERG; from the coding sequence ATGACACTTGAACAACTTTTTGAAAGAAAATATTATTTTCAAATAGATTCGAGAAAAATAAAGAAAAACGATGTTTTTGTTGCTTTAAAGGGAGAAAATACTGATGGACATAGATATGTAGAAGATGCGTTCAAAAAGGGCGCATCTTTTGCTGTGGTTGAAGCTGGCTATCCAGATAATTCTGAAAAGATTATAAAAGTTCCAAACGTCCAAGAAAAGCTTTTATCTGTTTCTTCCAAAATAGTTAACCAAAACGCTAAGATGAAAATAGGAATAACAGGCTCTACAGGGAAAACTACTACTAAAGTTTGTTTAAAAAATATAATAGAAAGTAATATATCTACTTTTGCAACAGAAAAAAATTATAACACTGAAATTGGAATACCTATTTCAATATTAAACAACTACTCTAACGAAGAAGTTGCCATAATAGAAATGGGAATTCAAAAAAAAGGAGACATGGAAAATCTAACAAAATTTTTTAATCTGGATGTAGCTTTTATAACAAACATTGGAACTTCTCACTTAGAATTTTTGAAATCAAAAGAAGGCATCGCAGAAGAAAAGTCAAAAATAATAACTGCGTTAAATGGTGGATTATTGGTTTATAATAGCGACTCTATTGAATTACAAAAATTTGTTAAAAGTTACAAAAACAAAATTTCATTTGGGCAGAAAGTAAATAGCGATGCATATTTAATTGATTATGAATATTTTGAAGACACTACGAAAGTACACTTTAAAACATTTGGAAAAGATGGATTGCTAACTCTAAAGTCTTATTGGAGCAAAGGACAAATATTAGACCTTTTAGCTGCTGTGACGTTTTCTATTTTTGCTAAAATACCTATAGACCCTTTTGTTATATCTGAAATTAAATTACCAGAATCCAGGTTTGAATTGATCAAAAATGAAAACAACATAATCATAAACGATTCTTATAACGCCTCAGAGGAATCTTTCTTCAGTGCGTTTGAAAGTGTTGAAAAAATTCAAGCAACTTCTAAAATACTCATTATGTCTGAAATAAAAGAAATAGGACAGGATGATAAAATAGTGTTAAATCGGGTTATTGAAAAAGCAAAAGAAATTTTTGATGAAATTTATTTTTATGATAAAGAGGACAAATATTCATTTGATGATGTTATTAAAATAAAAGAAATAAAGAAAATAGAAAAAATATTGAATAGCTCCAAAGGAGTTATTTTGATTAAAGGGTCGAATTCAACTGGTTTATATAAATTTATGCAAGAAAGGGGTTAA
- a CDS encoding FAD-dependent oxidoreductase — protein sequence MLKRSHDLVILGGVAAGTSAAAAAIRENKEKDVVIYQKEPFISYGGCGLPYAITGDVKNVDDVIAFSPEEFEKKKGAKVYTEHEAYDVDFDNKLVYIRNSKEEIEVSYDKLVISTGASPIIPGFDAIGNDGVFKMRNPNDDKAILNFIEKKSPKKAVIIGGGFIGVETAEGLLERGLQVDLIEGLDSLMGDIEPELHEDLLAKMEEEKVKVHLNNMVKNIVKKEDGFEVQTNNKSINTDMVIVAIGVRPNTQFLKDSGISMLKNGAIIINEKSETNIKDVYSAGDCASVKHLITGEDTYFPLGTTANKQGKIAGKNVFSTEKDEFKGIVGSFITKFKDLEYTRTGLTLKAAKEKGFDVDSVVIKSISRAGYYTGGGRIKMKMVFDKKTGRILGAHYIGKEVHARVNTMVSLIYKNSTVFDLLNMDLPYAPPFSPVWDINLIAASQAIKKI from the coding sequence ATGTTAAAAAGAAGTCATGATTTAGTTATTTTAGGGGGAGTTGCCGCTGGTACATCTGCAGCAGCTGCAGCCATAAGAGAAAATAAAGAAAAAGATGTGGTGATTTATCAAAAAGAACCTTTTATTTCTTATGGAGGGTGTGGCCTTCCATACGCGATAACAGGCGATGTTAAAAATGTAGACGATGTTATAGCTTTTTCGCCAGAGGAGTTTGAAAAGAAAAAGGGAGCTAAAGTTTATACAGAACACGAAGCTTATGATGTTGATTTTGACAACAAATTAGTATATATAAGAAATTCTAAAGAAGAAATCGAAGTGTCTTATGATAAACTCGTTATTTCAACTGGTGCTTCTCCTATAATACCAGGATTCGATGCAATTGGTAATGATGGAGTTTTTAAAATGAGGAACCCTAATGATGATAAAGCTATTTTAAATTTTATCGAAAAAAAATCACCTAAAAAAGCAGTTATAATAGGTGGTGGTTTTATAGGTGTTGAAACAGCAGAAGGACTTTTGGAAAGGGGTTTGCAAGTCGATCTAATTGAAGGACTCGATTCATTAATGGGAGATATAGAACCAGAACTGCATGAAGATTTGTTGGCGAAGATGGAAGAAGAAAAGGTTAAAGTACATTTGAACAACATGGTTAAAAATATTGTTAAAAAAGAAGATGGTTTTGAAGTTCAAACTAATAATAAATCGATAAATACTGATATGGTGATAGTTGCTATAGGAGTTAGGCCAAATACACAATTTTTAAAAGACTCAGGAATTAGCATGCTTAAAAATGGAGCAATAATAATAAACGAAAAAAGTGAAACCAATATTAAAGATGTTTATTCAGCTGGTGATTGTGCTTCTGTAAAACATTTGATAACTGGAGAAGACACATATTTCCCACTTGGTACGACAGCAAACAAACAGGGAAAAATAGCCGGTAAAAATGTATTTTCAACAGAAAAAGATGAATTCAAGGGTATTGTAGGTTCTTTCATTACAAAATTCAAAGATTTAGAATACACAAGAACTGGTCTCACATTAAAAGCTGCAAAAGAAAAGGGCTTTGATGTTGACTCTGTGGTAATAAAATCCATAAGTCGAGCGGGGTATTACACCGGTGGTGGAAGAATAAAAATGAAAATGGTTTTTGATAAAAAAACTGGGAGAATATTGGGAGCCCATTACATTGGAAAAGAAGTTCATGCAAGGGTTAACACAATGGTCTCTCTAATATATAAAAACTCCACTGTTTTTGATCTTTTAAATATGGACCTTCCATATGCACCACCCTTTTCACCTGTATGGGATATCAATTTAATAGCAGCTTCACAAGCGATCAAAAAAATATAA
- the murC gene encoding UDP-N-acetylmuramate--L-alanine ligase, with the protein MKYYFSGIGGIGMSSIALHTFYNNEKVYGSNNIKNERIEYLKTKGIEIKTKQDKTLPDDLDYFIKSTAIKDDNPEVIAAKKMNIPIISRMEFLNSILKENKSLGITGTDGKTSTTAMISQIFKVAGKCPTVFLGGIHDSLKDGNYSFGEDLIIAEADESDGYIKKTIVDFLIVTNLRPDHLEHYDNDFENLKNSIENAINNTKQKVFINNDDKNLEKMNIKSKNVITFGLSEESNYYFKNRNQVGKYQEFEVYYNKVFLGKITMSTPGLHYALDALAAIAFCHDYGIGFKYISEGLFSYKNVDRRFNILYSNTSRYIIDDYAHTPEEIRHTIQATREFFPDKKIVSVFQPHRYTRLHREKDQFVDSLLKSDEIVVYKIYSAFEKPIEGIKENYVVDKLIESKKNAIFINNTKILFKYLSEYSDTVFLFLGAGDISKVAYEFKEHLDKMHVRT; encoded by the coding sequence ATGAAATATTATTTTTCGGGTATCGGCGGTATAGGGATGAGCTCTATTGCATTACATACTTTTTATAATAATGAAAAAGTATATGGCTCAAACAACATAAAAAACGAAAGAATAGAGTATTTAAAAACTAAAGGTATTGAGATAAAAACTAAACAGGATAAAACACTACCAGATGACTTAGACTATTTTATAAAAAGCACAGCCATAAAAGATGACAATCCTGAAGTAATAGCCGCTAAAAAAATGAATATCCCAATAATTTCAAGAATGGAGTTTCTAAATAGCATATTAAAAGAAAATAAGAGTTTGGGAATAACGGGAACTGATGGAAAAACAAGTACAACTGCTATGATTTCACAAATATTTAAAGTAGCAGGTAAATGCCCAACCGTCTTTTTGGGAGGAATTCATGACTCTTTAAAAGATGGTAATTATTCTTTTGGTGAAGATTTAATAATAGCTGAAGCTGATGAAAGTGATGGATACATAAAAAAAACTATAGTTGATTTTTTAATAGTTACTAACTTAAGACCTGATCATCTTGAACATTATGACAACGATTTTGAAAACCTAAAAAATTCTATAGAAAATGCCATAAATAACACAAAACAAAAAGTTTTTATCAACAATGATGATAAAAATTTAGAAAAAATGAATATTAAATCTAAAAATGTAATTACATTTGGTTTGAGCGAAGAAAGCAATTACTATTTTAAAAATAGAAATCAAGTTGGAAAATACCAAGAATTTGAAGTTTATTACAATAAAGTATTCTTGGGAAAAATAACAATGTCAACTCCAGGTCTACATTACGCTTTAGATGCTTTAGCAGCTATAGCTTTTTGCCATGATTATGGAATTGGTTTCAAGTATATTTCTGAAGGCCTTTTCTCATATAAAAATGTAGACAGAAGATTCAATATCTTATATTCAAATACATCCAGATATATTATTGATGATTATGCTCACACACCTGAAGAAATAAGACACACCATCCAAGCAACAAGAGAATTTTTCCCAGATAAAAAAATCGTTTCAGTATTTCAACCTCATAGATATACAAGGCTACATAGAGAAAAAGACCAATTTGTAGACTCTCTTTTAAAATCGGATGAAATAGTGGTTTATAAGATTTACTCTGCATTTGAAAAACCTATTGAAGGAATAAAAGAAAATTATGTTGTTGATAAACTTATAGAATCAAAAAAGAACGCAATATTTATAAATAATACCAAAATCCTTTTCAAATATTTAAGTGAATATAGTGATACTGTATTTCTTTTTTTAGGTGCTGGAGACATAAGCAAAGTAGCATACGAATTTAAAGAACATTTAGATAAAATGCATGTTAGAACTTAA
- a CDS encoding UDP-N-acetylglucosamine--N-acetylmuramyl-(pentapeptide) pyrophosphoryl-undecaprenol N-acetylglucosamine transferase: protein MKTKKIVVAGGGTGGHYYPALAFIKYLEQYYNLDILYFMTKGRIEEKKIPKDIPYAKTITLETKGLLRPLYNLENVKRINDFLKESRGIKKIIKEFNPDFGFFTGGYITAPVILAMKKLKIPYYLHEQNSIPGLVNKRFSKYSKKTFISFKETPYLQNTVYTGNPVRYPSKDIKREILLNYNLEDLYKKTILVMGGSLGSEKIDDIMYEVYQSTENINFIHITKDSERFQSFKNVKTFDYIDNAYEIMGVIDGIVSRAGATSIAEIIFYNLNSVLIPWKGAAENHQMINAKKTQENVNSIICDEDNYSTNSIINFLNNINSKPADYIWYQKSDDSVKNITNYIEELN from the coding sequence TTGAAAACTAAAAAAATTGTTGTGGCTGGAGGGGGAACTGGTGGGCATTATTATCCGGCTCTTGCATTTATAAAATATCTTGAGCAATATTACAATTTGGATATTTTGTATTTCATGACAAAAGGTAGAATTGAAGAAAAAAAAATACCCAAAGATATTCCTTATGCTAAAACTATAACTCTTGAAACCAAAGGATTATTAAGACCTCTCTATAATTTAGAAAACGTCAAAAGAATAAATGACTTTTTAAAAGAATCGAGAGGTATTAAAAAGATAATAAAAGAATTTAATCCAGACTTTGGTTTTTTCACAGGTGGCTATATAACTGCTCCAGTTATTTTAGCTATGAAAAAACTGAAAATACCATATTATTTGCACGAACAAAATTCAATCCCAGGACTAGTTAACAAAAGGTTTTCTAAGTATTCAAAAAAAACTTTTATTTCTTTTAAGGAAACTCCTTATTTGCAAAATACTGTCTACACCGGTAACCCCGTTAGGTATCCAAGCAAAGATATCAAAAGAGAAATTTTGCTAAACTACAACTTAGAAGATTTATACAAAAAAACAATTCTCGTAATGGGGGGTAGTTTGGGATCGGAAAAAATAGATGATATAATGTATGAGGTGTACCAATCGACTGAAAATATTAACTTTATACATATAACAAAAGATTCAGAAAGATTCCAAAGTTTTAAAAATGTTAAAACATTTGATTATATAGATAATGCTTACGAAATAATGGGTGTTATTGATGGAATAGTATCAAGAGCTGGTGCAACTTCTATAGCAGAAATCATATTTTATAACCTAAACTCCGTTTTAATACCTTGGAAGGGAGCTGCCGAAAACCATCAAATGATAAATGCCAAAAAAACACAAGAAAATGTAAACAGCATTATATGTGATGAAGATAATTATTCAACTAATTCAATTATTAATTTTTTAAATAATATCAATAGTAAACCCGCTGATTATATTTGGTATCAAAAATCAGATGATAGCGTAAAGAATATAACAAATTATATTGAAGAACTAAATTAG
- a CDS encoding ComF family protein, translated as MTYYDEKMKKIIRKYKYGNFTKISKYLAEMIMDLLIYYKLDVENYKVTSVPSNYISYINRGFTPAELIAKEFSKLSGLEYIKLYKSLTLKKQASLGHHQRSDNVHKKIKLTKSVPEYIIIIDDVYTTGASMNECYKLIKDQVKNVYGMTVSKAHRN; from the coding sequence ATGACATATTATGATGAGAAAATGAAAAAAATAATAAGAAAATATAAATATGGGAATTTTACAAAAATATCGAAATATTTAGCAGAAATGATAATGGATTTGTTGATTTATTACAAATTAGACGTAGAAAATTATAAAGTTACATCTGTTCCTTCAAATTATATAAGTTATATAAACAGGGGGTTTACACCAGCAGAGTTAATAGCCAAAGAGTTTTCAAAGCTTTCTGGCCTTGAGTATATAAAACTCTATAAATCTTTGACTTTGAAAAAGCAGGCTTCTTTGGGACATCATCAAAGATCAGATAATGTGCATAAAAAGATAAAATTAACAAAGTCAGTACCAGAATATATTATAATTATAGATGATGTTTATACTACAGGAGCCAGCATGAACGAATGTTATAAATTGATAAAAGATCAGGTTAAAAATGTTTATGGGATGACTGTTTCAAAAGCACATAGAAACTAA
- the murD gene encoding UDP-N-acetylmuramoyl-L-alanine--D-glutamate ligase, translating into MKVCLVGFGKSNSALVDIILDKGNSLCISNNNKFSEEEKKFFIRNNIKFEEDHGELLKTTDLAIISPGIRPNSKAAKIIFDNNINYTTELEYSWMHLKRFNPNATFIGVTGTNGKTTTTSLINHIIQISDKSSYKAGNIGIPLINAPLNIDYYVLEVSSFQMYWSKKFSPDIAILLNLAPDHLNWHSDLEEYYNSKLNMGGRTLENYGTFIINSEIDYGCSKNNLIKFSPKYNYKEKKVFYKNEEIMVKNDTLNLAIYRENVVAAVVCLLELNFDKKTIEMGISTFKPLAHRLENFAHINGTYYINDSKATNVHSAYYSYMSFRNKKYIAILSGEPKNEDMSKLIEELNQYAAKVLVFGQMVSEVKKYKLTDKFLFLNNLKEVVEVLKNTESEFVVFSPSGASFDLFKNYEHRGYEFKKSILENIQ; encoded by the coding sequence ATGAAAGTTTGTTTAGTGGGGTTTGGTAAGAGCAATAGTGCCCTTGTCGACATAATATTAGACAAAGGAAATTCTCTTTGTATTTCCAATAATAACAAATTCTCTGAAGAAGAGAAAAAATTTTTTATCAGGAATAATATCAAATTTGAAGAAGATCACGGAGAACTGTTAAAAACCACAGATTTAGCCATAATCAGTCCGGGTATAAGACCAAATAGTAAAGCAGCAAAAATAATTTTTGATAATAACATAAATTATACTACCGAACTGGAATACTCATGGATGCATTTGAAAAGATTTAACCCAAACGCCACTTTTATTGGAGTAACAGGAACAAATGGTAAAACAACAACTACATCTTTAATAAATCACATAATTCAAATTTCTGATAAATCTTCTTATAAAGCAGGAAATATAGGGATACCTTTAATAAACGCCCCTTTAAACATAGATTACTATGTTTTAGAAGTTAGCTCTTTTCAAATGTATTGGTCTAAAAAATTTTCCCCAGATATAGCGATATTGTTGAATTTGGCTCCAGATCATCTAAACTGGCATTCTGATTTGGAGGAATATTACAACAGCAAGTTAAATATGGGTGGGAGAACCCTGGAAAACTACGGAACATTCATAATCAATTCAGAAATAGATTATGGATGTTCCAAAAACAACTTAATCAAATTTTCACCAAAGTACAACTATAAAGAAAAGAAAGTCTTTTATAAAAACGAAGAAATAATGGTTAAAAATGATACATTGAATTTAGCTATATATAGAGAAAATGTTGTAGCAGCTGTGGTATGTTTATTAGAACTAAATTTCGATAAAAAAACAATAGAAATGGGAATATCTACTTTTAAACCTTTAGCGCATAGACTTGAAAATTTTGCACATATTAACGGGACATATTATATAAACGATTCAAAAGCAACCAATGTTCATTCTGCTTACTACTCTTACATGAGTTTTAGAAATAAAAAGTACATCGCAATTTTATCTGGAGAACCAAAAAATGAAGACATGTCCAAACTAATAGAAGAACTGAATCAATACGCTGCAAAAGTGCTTGTTTTTGGACAAATGGTATCTGAAGTAAAGAAATACAAATTAACTGACAAATTTTTATTTCTAAATAATTTAAAAGAAGTAGTTGAAGTTTTGAAAAATACTGAATCTGAATTTGTTGTTTTTTCCCCTTCTGGGGCTAGTTTTGACTTATTTAAAAATTATGAACATAGAGGATATGAATTCAAAAAGTCCATATTGGAAAACATTCAATAA